The Malus domestica chromosome 13, GDT2T_hap1 genome includes a window with the following:
- the LOC103423751 gene encoding ACD11 homolog protein-like isoform X1 yields MTLTAKHGGGTRAMDGIAMAESTSTPPLTEIVEAFEELGKILQSHSHNSQRKQHQTLRLDTFSQASTLVSILFSCLGLAFKFAEMEYVSKVKDLVEASRTYDTLESLIDYDVAKGTVKSPGSHSRNLRRVRQGLDLIRALFEQFLSTDDYSLREAASTAYAKVCAPYHSWAIRTAVAAGMYALPSRDQLLVNLEETLSREEDEKVHPSVASGDRVHRQAIPF; encoded by the exons ATGACTTTAACGGCGAAGCACGGCGGCGGAACCAGAGCCATGGACGGTATCGCAATGGCGGAGTCGACGTCGACGCCTCCTCTAACGGAAATCGTCGAGGCCTTCGAGGAGTTGGGCAAGATCCTCCAATCCCATTCCCATAATTCCCAACGAAAACAACACCAAACGTTGCGTTTGGATACATTCTCCCAGGCTTCCACCCTCGTCTCCATCCTCTTCAGTTGCCTTGGCCTCGCCTTCAAGTTCGCCGAGATGGAGTACGTCTCCAAG GTTAAAGATCTTGTGGAGGCGTCACGGACTTACGACACATTAGAAAGCCTTATAGATTATGATGTTGCTAAGGGCACGGTGAAATCCCCCGGAAGCCATTCCCGTAATCTGCGCCGTGTCCGGCAGGGTCTCGACCTCATCAGAGCTCTATTCGAACAATTCTTGTCAACCGA TGACTACTCTTTGAGGGAAGCAGCTTCAACAGCTTATGCCAAAGTGTGTGCGCCATACCACAGTTGGGCAATCAGGACAGCGGTTGCTGCCGGAATGTATGCTCTTCCGTCGAGGGATCAACTGCTGGTGAATCTCGAAGAGACCC TCagcagagaagaagatgaaaaggTACATCCAAGCGTCGCGTCCGGTGATCGAGTACATCGACAGGCTATACCTTTCTAA
- the LOC103414241 gene encoding heavy metal-associated isoprenylated plant protein 19, producing the protein MAAKYCCMVMRLNVDCNGCCRKIRRILLNMKEIETHLVEKQQRKVSVCGRFVPADVAIKMRKKMNRRVEILEIQEFDGSTEQMEQKAMITTCRPHQVYCLKPLHE; encoded by the exons ATGGCAGCAAAG TATTGTTGCATGGTGATGAGGCTCAATGTTGACTGCAATGGATGCTGcagaaaaataagaagaatCCTTCTAAATATGAAAG AAATAGAGACACATTTGGTTGAGAAGCAGCAACGCAAGGTGAGCGTGTGCGGGAGGTTTGTACCGGCAGACGTGGCGATAAAGATGAGGAAAAAGATGAACCGTAGAGTTGAAATTCTGGAAATTCAAGAGTTTGATGGCAGCACTGAACAAATGGAGCAAAAGGCTATGATTACTACTTGTAGACCACACCAAGTATATTGCTTAAAACCTCTTCATGAGTGA
- the LOC103430642 gene encoding uncharacterized protein isoform X1 — protein MGGLVAEAAAAPICFMRWDEVFVSSDKGRREVHYYLKRRDGSSDLAVVGKEKSLRHMSYHYAFRIRSLFSMSSLAKLKSRREVIDWLDSVVTDTSFLKSPDLGGSVSDGIDACKLGIEIFKDTVLRKLGNHTTEFLWLGSPWTCRKKRRHYQSFSRNGVVVSVHDFVFVLAEEDKRLVAHLEDMYEDSRGNKMVVVRWFHKVDEVGIVLPHNFNDREIFFSLCLQDLSIECIDGLATVLSPHHFEKFKREATQTLLEPFVCRKQFENDDVQPFDITQVKGYWKQEILRYMHTLASSKVQGSSQQPDEGLEVEENDGANDIRPKKRHHSSRNDDMHLQYCDRRESPDAVYGNVVNLKSKDGTNCRNKSEAFCLGRAGSSVLPRKEVKKIPQQHLVVGSQVEVLSQDSGIRGCWFKALIIKTYKDKVKVQYQDIQDAADEAKKLEEWILASKLAASDQLGLWTCGRPIVRPSPPSNKGRVSWAVDVGTVVDVWWHDGWWEGIVVQKDSDGRLHVYSPGEKQVLIVGRGELRHSQEWLGKGWAQINDRPELVSLISCSLETKQVVGKCSDDVSAQSTVCDSEPLKKEETRWNNSVPLAEDNKDEKVKEPGKVPDLLKDDLLAQLKWRSSRKRRRGNGNSVQKLHCIVSDSKSTRGLVGSGACESFMISSSLKVDHENCKYLGDSLFSSSVAPSLTSLVM, from the exons ATGGGGGGATTGGTGGCGGAGGCGGCAGCGGCGCCGATTTGCTTCATGAGATGGGATGAGGTGTTTGTGTCGAGCGACAAAGGGCGGAGGGAAGTCCATTACTATCTGAAACGCAGAGACGGCAGTTCAGATCTGGCGGTGGTAGGCAAAGAGAAGAGCTTGCGGCACATGTCCTATCATTATGCTTTCCGAATCCGGTCCTTGTTCTCCATGTCGTCGCTCGCTAAGCTTAAATCTCGCAGGGAGGTCATCGATTGGCTCGATTCCGTTGTTACAG ATACATCATTTCTCAAATCACCCGATTTGGGTGGGAGTGTGTCGGATGGTATAGATGCTTGCAAGTTGGGGATTGAAATCTTTAAG GATACAGTATTGCGGAAGCTAGGCAACCATACCACTGAGTTTCTGTGGTTAGGCTCTCCTTGGACATGCAGAAAAAAACGGAGGCATTATCAATCATTTAGCCGGAATGGTGTTGTAGTTTCG GTTCAtgattttgtatttgttttagCCGAGGAGGATAAACGTCTTGTTGCACACTTGGAAGATATGTATGAGGATTCTAGGGGCAACAAGATGGTTGTGGTACGGTGGTTTCACAAAGTTGATGAGGTTGGTATTGTTTTGCCTCACAATTTTAATGACAGGgagattttcttttctctttgtcTTCAAGATCTCAGTATTGAATGCATAGATGGATTAGCTACCGTCCTCAGCCCCCATCATTTTGAGAAATTCAAGAGAGAGGCAACACAAACTCTTTTGGAACCCTTTGTATGCCGCAAGCAGTTTGAAAATGATGATGTCCAGCCCTTTGACATTACTCAAGTTAAAGGTTATTGGAAACAGGAGATACTTAGATACATGCACACACTTGCTTCTTCAAAGGTTCAAGGGAGTTCTCAACAGCCAGATGAAGGGTTGGAAGTGGAAGAAAATGATGGTGCCAATGATATCAGACCTAAAAAGAGGCATCATTCTTCAAGAAATGATGACATGCACTTGCAATACTGTGACCGAAGGGAGTCTCCGGATGCTGTATATGGGAATGTGGTGAATCTAAAAAGTAAAGATGGGACTAATTGCAGAAATAAAAGTGAAGCCTTTTGCCTTGGAAGAGCAGGTTCTTCTGTTTTACCTCGTAAAGAGGTGAAGAAAATTCCGCAGCAGCATTTAGTGGTTGGGTCCCAGGTTGAAGTCCTCTCACAAGACAGTGGCATTAGAGGGTGTTGGTTCAAAGCTTTGATTATCAAAACATACAAAGATAAAGTGAAGGTGCAATATCAAGATATTCAGGATGCAGCTGATGAAGCTAAAAAACTAGAG GAATGGATTTTGGCCTCTAAGCTTGCTGCTTCTGATCAATTGGGTCTTTGGACTTGTGGTAGGCCAATTGTTCGGCCATCTCCACCGTCTAATAAAGGCAGAGTTTCATGGGCTGTTGATGTTGGGACTGTTGTGGATGTCTGGTGGCACGATGGATGGTGGGAAGGGATTGTAGTTCAGAAGGATTCTGATGGTAGACTGCATGTGTATTCCCCAG GAGAGAAGCAGGTGTTGATTGTTGGTCGTGGTGAATTAAGACATTCTCAAGAGTGGTTGGGTAAAGGATGGGCTCAAATTAACGACAGGCCGGAACTTGTGAGCTTAATCTCATGTAGTTTAGAAACGAAGCAAGTTGTGGGAAAGTGTTCAGATGACGTGTCAGCACAATCTACAGTCTGTGATAGCGAGCCActgaagaaagaagaaaccaGATGGAATAATTCTGTTCCACTTGCTGAAGATAATAAAGATGAAAAGGTTAAAGAACCGGGCAAGGTTCCAGATCTTTTGAAGGATGATCTACTTGCCCAGCTGAAGTGGAGGTCCTCAAGGAAGAGAAGACGTGGTAACGGAAACTCTGTCCAGAAGCTGCATTGCATTGTTTCGGATAGTAAAAGCACCCGTGGCCTTGTGGGATCCGGTGCTTGTGAAAGTTTTATGATTTCATCGTCGCTGAAAGTTGACCATGAGAACTGCAAATATTTAGGGGATTCTCTTTTCAGTTCTTCAGTCGCGCCTTCGCTAACAAGTTTAGTGATGTAG
- the LOC103423751 gene encoding ACD11 homolog protein-like isoform X2 — protein sequence MTLTAKHGGGTRAMDGIAMAESTSTPPLTEIVEAFEELGKILQSHSHNSQRKQHQTLRLDTFSQASTLVSILFSCLGLAFKFAEMEYVSKVKDLVEASRTYDTLESLIDYDVAKGTVKSPGSHSRNLRRVRQGLDLIRALFEQFLSTDDYSLREAASTAYAKVCAPYHSWAIRTAVAAGMYALPSRDQLLVNLEETHQSAEKKMKRYIQASRPVIEYIDRLYLSKNITLDW from the exons ATGACTTTAACGGCGAAGCACGGCGGCGGAACCAGAGCCATGGACGGTATCGCAATGGCGGAGTCGACGTCGACGCCTCCTCTAACGGAAATCGTCGAGGCCTTCGAGGAGTTGGGCAAGATCCTCCAATCCCATTCCCATAATTCCCAACGAAAACAACACCAAACGTTGCGTTTGGATACATTCTCCCAGGCTTCCACCCTCGTCTCCATCCTCTTCAGTTGCCTTGGCCTCGCCTTCAAGTTCGCCGAGATGGAGTACGTCTCCAAG GTTAAAGATCTTGTGGAGGCGTCACGGACTTACGACACATTAGAAAGCCTTATAGATTATGATGTTGCTAAGGGCACGGTGAAATCCCCCGGAAGCCATTCCCGTAATCTGCGCCGTGTCCGGCAGGGTCTCGACCTCATCAGAGCTCTATTCGAACAATTCTTGTCAACCGA TGACTACTCTTTGAGGGAAGCAGCTTCAACAGCTTATGCCAAAGTGTGTGCGCCATACCACAGTTGGGCAATCAGGACAGCGGTTGCTGCCGGAATGTATGCTCTTCCGTCGAGGGATCAACTGCTGGTGAATCTCGAAGAGACCC ATCAGTCagcagagaagaagatgaaaaggTACATCCAAGCGTCGCGTCCGGTGATCGAGTACATCGACAGGCTATACCTTTCTAAGAACATCACCTTGGACTGGTGA
- the LOC103430642 gene encoding uncharacterized protein isoform X2 — translation MPSKTLDTSFLKSPDLGGSVSDGIDACKLGIEIFKDTVLRKLGNHTTEFLWLGSPWTCRKKRRHYQSFSRNGVVVSVHDFVFVLAEEDKRLVAHLEDMYEDSRGNKMVVVRWFHKVDEVGIVLPHNFNDREIFFSLCLQDLSIECIDGLATVLSPHHFEKFKREATQTLLEPFVCRKQFENDDVQPFDITQVKGYWKQEILRYMHTLASSKVQGSSQQPDEGLEVEENDGANDIRPKKRHHSSRNDDMHLQYCDRRESPDAVYGNVVNLKSKDGTNCRNKSEAFCLGRAGSSVLPRKEVKKIPQQHLVVGSQVEVLSQDSGIRGCWFKALIIKTYKDKVKVQYQDIQDAADEAKKLEEWILASKLAASDQLGLWTCGRPIVRPSPPSNKGRVSWAVDVGTVVDVWWHDGWWEGIVVQKDSDGRLHVYSPGEKQVLIVGRGELRHSQEWLGKGWAQINDRPELVSLISCSLETKQVVGKCSDDVSAQSTVCDSEPLKKEETRWNNSVPLAEDNKDEKVKEPGKVPDLLKDDLLAQLKWRSSRKRRRGNGNSVQKLHCIVSDSKSTRGLVGSGACESFMISSSLKVDHENCKYLGDSLFSSSVAPSLTSLVM, via the exons ATGCCCTCAAAAACTCTAG ATACATCATTTCTCAAATCACCCGATTTGGGTGGGAGTGTGTCGGATGGTATAGATGCTTGCAAGTTGGGGATTGAAATCTTTAAG GATACAGTATTGCGGAAGCTAGGCAACCATACCACTGAGTTTCTGTGGTTAGGCTCTCCTTGGACATGCAGAAAAAAACGGAGGCATTATCAATCATTTAGCCGGAATGGTGTTGTAGTTTCG GTTCAtgattttgtatttgttttagCCGAGGAGGATAAACGTCTTGTTGCACACTTGGAAGATATGTATGAGGATTCTAGGGGCAACAAGATGGTTGTGGTACGGTGGTTTCACAAAGTTGATGAGGTTGGTATTGTTTTGCCTCACAATTTTAATGACAGGgagattttcttttctctttgtcTTCAAGATCTCAGTATTGAATGCATAGATGGATTAGCTACCGTCCTCAGCCCCCATCATTTTGAGAAATTCAAGAGAGAGGCAACACAAACTCTTTTGGAACCCTTTGTATGCCGCAAGCAGTTTGAAAATGATGATGTCCAGCCCTTTGACATTACTCAAGTTAAAGGTTATTGGAAACAGGAGATACTTAGATACATGCACACACTTGCTTCTTCAAAGGTTCAAGGGAGTTCTCAACAGCCAGATGAAGGGTTGGAAGTGGAAGAAAATGATGGTGCCAATGATATCAGACCTAAAAAGAGGCATCATTCTTCAAGAAATGATGACATGCACTTGCAATACTGTGACCGAAGGGAGTCTCCGGATGCTGTATATGGGAATGTGGTGAATCTAAAAAGTAAAGATGGGACTAATTGCAGAAATAAAAGTGAAGCCTTTTGCCTTGGAAGAGCAGGTTCTTCTGTTTTACCTCGTAAAGAGGTGAAGAAAATTCCGCAGCAGCATTTAGTGGTTGGGTCCCAGGTTGAAGTCCTCTCACAAGACAGTGGCATTAGAGGGTGTTGGTTCAAAGCTTTGATTATCAAAACATACAAAGATAAAGTGAAGGTGCAATATCAAGATATTCAGGATGCAGCTGATGAAGCTAAAAAACTAGAG GAATGGATTTTGGCCTCTAAGCTTGCTGCTTCTGATCAATTGGGTCTTTGGACTTGTGGTAGGCCAATTGTTCGGCCATCTCCACCGTCTAATAAAGGCAGAGTTTCATGGGCTGTTGATGTTGGGACTGTTGTGGATGTCTGGTGGCACGATGGATGGTGGGAAGGGATTGTAGTTCAGAAGGATTCTGATGGTAGACTGCATGTGTATTCCCCAG GAGAGAAGCAGGTGTTGATTGTTGGTCGTGGTGAATTAAGACATTCTCAAGAGTGGTTGGGTAAAGGATGGGCTCAAATTAACGACAGGCCGGAACTTGTGAGCTTAATCTCATGTAGTTTAGAAACGAAGCAAGTTGTGGGAAAGTGTTCAGATGACGTGTCAGCACAATCTACAGTCTGTGATAGCGAGCCActgaagaaagaagaaaccaGATGGAATAATTCTGTTCCACTTGCTGAAGATAATAAAGATGAAAAGGTTAAAGAACCGGGCAAGGTTCCAGATCTTTTGAAGGATGATCTACTTGCCCAGCTGAAGTGGAGGTCCTCAAGGAAGAGAAGACGTGGTAACGGAAACTCTGTCCAGAAGCTGCATTGCATTGTTTCGGATAGTAAAAGCACCCGTGGCCTTGTGGGATCCGGTGCTTGTGAAAGTTTTATGATTTCATCGTCGCTGAAAGTTGACCATGAGAACTGCAAATATTTAGGGGATTCTCTTTTCAGTTCTTCAGTCGCGCCTTCGCTAACAAGTTTAGTGATGTAG
- the LOC103423752 gene encoding dihydrolipoyllysine-residue acetyltransferase component 4 of pyruvate dehydrogenase complex, chloroplastic, with product MASSPFLSKTTISFSSSISTALPWRPSPSSSSSSTAFRSIPRRRTLTVQSKIREIFMPALSSTMTEGKIVSWVKSEGDVLSKGESVVVVESDKADMDVETFYDGILAAIVVGEGETAPVGAAIGLLAETEEEVAEAREKAKSTSSSSSPAVTPTPPPATATPAPAIAQPAPSATPTYTAKKGVATPFAKKLAKQHKVEIASVVGTGPFGRITPADVEAAAGIVKPAKPVAAEPTPVAAAPPKPSAAAPPLLPGSTVVPFTTMQVAVSKNMVESLSVPTFRVGYPINSDAIDALYEKVKPKGVTMTALLAKAAAMALAQHPVVNASCKDGKSFSYNSSINIAVAVAINGGLITPVLQDADKLDLYLLSQKWKELVEKARSKQLQPHEYTTGTFTLSNLGMFGVDRFDAILPPGQGAIMAVGASKPTVVADTDGFFSVKSKMLVNVTADHRIVYGADLAAFLKTFAKIVENPESLTL from the exons ATGGCGTCGTCTCCTTTCCTCTCCAAGACCACcatttccttctcctcctccatctCCACAGCTCTCCCATGGCgcccctccccctcctcctcctcctcttccactGCATTCCGCTCCATTCCTCGCCGCCGCACCCTCACCGTCCAATCCAAGATCAGGGAGATCTTCATGCCTGCTCTCAGCTCCACTATGACCGAGGGAAAGATCGTCTCCTGGGTCAAATCCGAGGGCGACGTCCTCTCCAAAGGCGAGAGCGTCGTTGTCGTCGAGTCTGACAAAGCCGACATGGACGTAGAGACATTCTACGACGGGATTCTCGCCGCAATCGTCGTCGGGGAAGGCGAGACCGCTCCCGTCGGCGCCGCCATCGGGCTTCTCGCTGAGACCGAAGAGGAAGTCGCCGAGGCCAGGGAAAAGGCCAAATCCACATCGTCTTCTTCATCCCCAGCTGTTACGCCCACGCCTCCTCCTGCTACCGCCACTCCCGCCCCTGCAATTGCCCAGCCTGCTCCATCTGCTACTCCTACTTACACTGCCAAAAAGGGCGTGGCCACTCCTTTTGCTAAGAAGCTAGCCAAGCAGCACAAGGTCGAAATTGCCTCCGTGGTGGGCACCGGCCCATTTGGCCGAATTACGCCTGCTGACGTGGAGGCAGCCGCCGGAATTGTAAAGCCTGCTAAACCCGTCGCCGCCGAGCCCACTCCGGTGGCCGCTGCTCCACCCAAGCCTTCTGCTGCAGCCCCGCCTCTGCTTCCCGGCTCAACCGTGGTGCCATTTACCACGATGCAGGTTGCTGTTTCGAAGAACATGGTCGAAAGTCTCTCGGTGCCGACTTTCCGGGTCGGCTACCCGATTAACAGTGACGCCATCGACGCCCTTTATGAGAAG GTGAAACCAAAGGGTGTGACAATGACTGCATTGTTGGCCAAGGCTGCTGCTATGGCACTTGCTCAGCACCCGGTTGTGAATGCGAGCTGCAAAGACGGGAAGAGCTTTTCGTATAACAGCAGCATAAACATTGCTGTTGCTGTGGCAATCAATGGAGGACTCATAACCCCTGTTCTTCAGGATGCTGATAAG TTGGATTTGTATTTGCTATCCCAGAAATGGAAAGAGTTAGTGGAGAAGGCCCGTTCAAAGCAACTTCAGCCCCACGAATACACAACAG GAACTTTCACCTTGTCCAATTTGGGCATGTTTGGAGTGGACAGGTTTGATGCTATTCTTCCACCAGGGCAG GGGGCTATCATGGCTGTTGGAGCTTCAAAGCCAACTGTTGTCGCTGATACAGATGGATTCTTCagtgtaaaaagtaaaatgcTG GTGAATGTAACTGCTGATCACCGGATTGTTTATGGTGCTGATTTGGCTGCCTTCCTCAAGACATTTGCAAAGATTGTTGAGAACCCAGAGAGCCTCACATTGTAG